In Chryseobacterium sp. C-71, the genomic window GCAACAGAAAAAGTAAAGCCTCTGGCTCATAACGGTTACAAAGTTCCGATGTTGAAAGGTGCAATTGAACTGGCTTTGCAAAATGCTTCCAAATTATAAACAGTTTTATTTCTAACAAATTTTAAAAAGTAAAAACATGGGATTTTTTGACAATGAAACTGATTTTGTAATGCCTGTTGAAGGCAGAGTAGAAGGAATTGCAAAGGTAAAAGGACAAGGGAAATATGCCGCAGAATATAAAGTAGACAACCTCTGTTATGGAGTTTTGGTAACGAGTGAAATTGCATCGGGTTCAATTAAATCAATCAATACAGACGATGCAAAACAGGCTGAAGGATTACTCGATATTATTTCTCACCTGAAAAAACCTTCAGTTCCGGGATTTGCGGATGAAGCGAAGATAAAAGAATCAAAATTCGGACTTCCGGTTTTCCATACCGATAAAATTTATTTTAAAGGACAGCCTGTCGCTTTAGTGATTGCTGAAACTTTGGAAGAAGCGACTTACGCTGCATCTTTGGTGAAAGTAGAATATACAACTGCTCCTTTTGAAGTCGATTTTAATCAGGCTAAAAATAAAGTCGAATTAAAACCTGCCGGAAAGGAAAGAGGTGACGAAAAAAGTTGGAGCAATTCACCATTTACGATAGACCAACAATACAATATTGCAGCGGAAATTCATAATCCGATGGAAATGCACGCAACTATTGCACATTGGTATGCAGAAGATAAATTAAGATTACACGATAAAAATCAGGGAGTAAATGGTGTTCAGAAAACTTTTTCCGGATTATTCGGAATTCCTGTCGATAATATACAAGTTATCAGTGAGTTTGTAGGTGGCGGTTTTGGCTCGGGCTTAAAGGTCTGGCCGCATGCTTTAGCAGCAGTTTTGGGAGCTAAACAGGTGAATAGACCAGTTAAATTGATGCTGACAAGACCTCAAATGTTTCACTCGGTAGGTTACAGACCTGCGTCTTGGCAGAGAATAAAGCTAGGTGCCAATCAGGACGGTAAAATCACAGGAGTTTTGCATCAGGCAAAAAATGGTTGTGCTATTTATGATTCTTTTAGTGATGGAATAACAAGAGTGACGAGATTAATCTATCAATTTGACAATCTTAAAACTGAAAATGCAGTCGTTCCTTTAAATCTTAGTGCACCAACATGGATGCGTGGCCCCGGCGACTGCACTGGTGATTTTGCTGTGGAATCTGCTTTGGATGAATTGAGTTATCAGTTGAAAATGGATCCTGTTGAACTCAGATATAAAAATTTAGCCATTGAAAAAAATCCTGAAACGGGATTGCCTTGGTCTACAAATTTCCTGAAAGAAGCCATAGAAAAAGGTGCTAAAATGATCAGCTGGAATTTACGCAAACCTACACCGGGAGCAACCACCGAAGGCGATTGGAAAATTGGCTACGGAATGGCAGTCGGAATGTGGAATGCCGGACGAAACAAAGCCGGAGCAGGAATTAGGATGACAAAGGATGGAAATGTCGTTTTACAAACCGCAATGACCGACATCGGAACGGGAACAGGAACAGGAATGATGAATATCTTGCATGAGCGTTCAGGTATTTCACGAAATAAAATAAAAATTGAATTAGGAAATTCAGATTTACCACCTGCTGGAAGTCAGGGCGGAAGTACAGGTTTATCATCAATCAGTGGTGCTGTGGCTGCAGTGTGTGATGCTTTGAAGTTGAAACTTGCGGAATATGCTTCGGTTTCAAATCAAAAGTTTAAAAATGCGGTCATTGCAGATATCATACTTTCAGATAAAGGAGTTTCTTTTCAGAAAGAAGGTGATAATTTCCTTTCTTATCAGGATATTTTCGCTAAAAATAATTTAAATCTAATTGAAGTGGAGGCTTCATCAGAACCAGGCGAAGAGAAGAAGAAGTTTTCTTTTTGTTCGTCAGCTGCGCATTTTTGTAAGGTAAAAGTAAATACCAAAACCGGAAAAATAGTTGTCGATAAAATGGTTGTTGTTGTAGACGGCGGAAAAATCATTAATCAAAAACCCGCTGCAAATCAGATTTCAGGCGCTGCAGTTGGCGGAATAGGAATGGCTTTGATGGAAAAAATGTCGGTTGATGAAAGACTAGGAAGTCTTATTGCCAACGATTTGGCGGGATATCATTTCCCTGTCAACGCTGACGCACCGATTATCGAAGTGGCTTTTATCAATAAACCAGATTTAAATCTTAACCCAAGTGGTGCAAAAGGTTTGGGTGAAGTAGGAATCATTGGTGCTGCGCCGGCTCTTGCCAATGCAATTTACAATGCAACCGGAAAACGTTTCAGAAATTTACCGATTACTCCGGATCAGTTTTTTTAGTTTAAGATTTTAATTTACTTCCAATCCGGCAAATACAAATTTTACCGCAAAATAGTTGAATTAAATCTATTTTTGCGGTTTAGTTTATAGCTTAATTTTGAAATTATTTACCCAAAGATTTCAGAGCCCAGGCAATAAGAAGTGGCTGCATGAATAGTCTTGCCATTCTTCTGCTATCGGTGTCCAAAACGAAAGCGTCTTTCCTGTTTTTGTATTGAGAAATATTTCCCGGAAAGACCGCAGTAAAAAAAGCTGCAGTGATTTTACCTAATGTTGAACGGTGTTTTTTCGGGGTAGCAATAATGCTTGCGCCTAAAGCAATTTCAACAACTCCGGAATATACAACTGTGTCATCTTTTTCTAATGGAACCCAATCTGGAACCTGAGCCTGAAAATCTTTTCTGGCAAAAGTGAGGTGAGCAATTCCTGCTGTGATAAGCATAGTTCCGAGAGCAATTCTTGATATGTTTTTGGTGTTCATAATGAATATTTTATTTTTTAATAAAGACAAAATCGAGACCATTTAAAGGAAATTGACTGATCATTAATTAAATTCAATATTTACTTGAGTAAATAATTATATCGTGTTGATAATGTGATTGTAATCATAATTATATCAATTAAAATTCGTATATTAGCAATCACTACCAAATCTAAAATTTATGGAACGAATTAAATTTTTTCTAGACGATATGCCGTTTCAGAAGGCAAAGAAAACGATTGTTGACAATGGTATTAATTTTAATGAAATAAAAGAATTTTTATGCGAAGCTGATAACTACAGCTTTGATCAGATTCGGTTAAAATTAAAACCAAATCTTAATAAAATTGTTATAGATATTGCAACAGGAATACGTTATCCGGCATTTGATGATTTTACATCTAAAATACAGGAGAGTAAATATGGATGTTATTTCGATTTGAAATAAATTTTCAGAAATTTACACATTAAACTTTAATAAATTTTTTAAGTAATTTTATATTAAAAGTGAGAACCTTCGAATTTGAATTGTCAGATTCGGAGGTTTTTTAATTTAATTAATTTTTCATTGGCTTATTTTTTGACCTTACAAGCGAAATTATATCACTATGTTTCTCTCAATATTTTTAAATTTTAGCTGGAAAGAATTTTTTTTAGGCGGCGAAGAATGGATCTTTCTACTTGAAATTGTTTTGCGTACCATCATCATGTTTCTTACCATTATTATTGGTTTAAGGATTTTAGGGAAAAGAGGGGTGAAACAATTATCTGTTTTTGAGCTGGTCGTTATTATCGGGTTAGGTTCTGCAGCAGGCGATCCTATGTTTTATAAAGATGTGGGAATCATTTCTTCGATTATTGTTTTTATTGTTATTATTTTGGTTTACAGTCTTTTAACTTATCTTATCGGAAGATTTAAAAAGCTTGAAAATTTACTCGAAGGAAAACCGATATGTCTTATACAAGACGGTGTCTTTTTAGTTGATAATTTCAAAAAAGAAAATTTAGGTAGCGACGAATTTTTTTCTGAATTACGGTTGAAAGGAATTTCGCATTTGGGTCAGATAGAAACAGCTATTGAAGAGACTTCGGGAGATATCAGTGTGTTTTTTTATGATGAGAAAGATATCAAATTTGGTCTGCCGGTAATGCCAAATTCTTTAGATCATCCTTTAAAAAATATTTCGAAAGAAGATCACTACTCTTGTACATTTTGCGGATATACAGAAGAAAAACAAATCGGAAATGCAGGAACCTGTAAAAATTGTAATAAAGAAAATTGGGTCGAGGCGAGCAATAAAAAACGAATAACATAATATCAATATGAAAAATCCCAACTTAAAATAAGCTGGGGATTTTCTGTTTTAAGAATATATAATTTGATTTGGGCGGTGGTTTCTAAGCTACTGCTTCGTTTTTAAATATATTCTTCATAGAAACTCCTGTTTCTTTTCCGAAAAGACAAGAGAATATATTTTGAAATTCATGAATGTACTTGCATTTAATTGTATTTCCATAAATCTTCAAACCTTCAACGATTTTCTTAGAACTTAAATCAATATCATATTTGATAAATGATTCCGGTCTTTCGTATCTGATTCTGTGATCTGAACTATAAGTTCTAGAAAACCCGAATTTTACTAACCAATCTTCATTGATGGTAATGGGGTTAATGGAATCTGCAGGTACAGCCAAAGATTGATAATCATTTTCAATCTTTACAGAATAATCATTATTCTCATTGTGAAAAATCTCTGTAATTGTGAAAATCTGGCCTCTATAGTCTACCAGATTTTTAATTTTCAAATCTGTTACTTTCATAATAATTGTGTGGTTTGATTAGTAGTTTGCAAATACTATGCCTCGCATTACTCATGTGGTATGTATTATGATAAATAATTTGAAATTTGATGTAAATTATTTGTTAACTAGAATATCGACCATTTTTTGGTTGAAAAAGGCCTTTGATGTGCATCAAATATGATTTCTTTAGATCAAGTCAGGATTCTTTTCTTCTTTTTTAAATCTGTAAAATAAAAAGATATTCCACAGAATCATTTCGTAACCATAAACGGTGTCTTCAATTGGGATTGTTAAAATTCTTAATCCAATTATTCTCTCAGGATTATAGTTGACAATAGGAGAATCGAGCCCGGTTCCTGTGAGAATTCCGTTAACAGCGAGGAATCCGGGCATTAATATTAAATAAATAAGAGAAGCTTTACCAATCCACCTTGCTTTCAAAATAAAATATAGAATGAAAAGACTGATTGCTGTGGTGAAAAATGTAATGAAAGGATAAATTTTGTTCTCAAAATAAACTGCTAAGCAAAGTAAAAAAGTGATTGAAATGATTACAAATATCTTTTCAACACTTTCTTTCCAATCGAGTTTGAAGAATTTGTCTAAACAAAAATAAGTAAACACACAAGAAAAAGGAATGCAGATAAAAAACATCAACTCTTCAATCGGAAGTCCGAATAATCTTTTTCCGATTAAATATCGGTCATTAAACCACCAAACTCCAATATCAGTAAACCAAACATCCCAAGTAATAAAAAATATGGCCACTAAAAACGAAGCCATAATAAACGCTTTAAAATGCTTATGAAACTTTATCTTCGGATGAAATGAAAATAAAAAACAGATAATCACCGTGAAAAAATTGATCGCCAAATACGTGTATTGCCACATGATTACTTTTTGTTTTTATTAAAATACATTTTAAAATATTTCACAGGAACCCACAAAAACCCGAAACATTCTCCCATTTCCTTCTCGGTATGCTTGTGATGTTGCTTGTGAGCACGTCTTATAGCCAATAAATAAGGATTTTGGGTGTCTCTGAGAAATTTAAAACGCTGATGGATAAAGATATCATGAACGAAGAAATATGCCATTCCGTATAATGTAATCCCGATAGCGATATAGAAGTAAGCATTGAAATTATTGATTGTGCCGTAATACATCAAAGCAATCGTTGGGATTGCAAAAATGGCAAAGAAATAATCATTTCTTTCTAAATCTCCTTCGTTGCTGTGGTCGTGATGATCTCGATGTAGCGTCCATAAAAAACCATGCATGATATATTTATGAACCATCCACGTGATGCCTTCCATGATGAAAAATGTTGCAACTACAATTAGAAAATTCATTATTTATTCTTTTTAGAATTAAACATTTCTTCCAGAATATTAAAACGGTAACTGAAAATATGCTCCAATTTATTTTTTACAAAAAGTTTGTGGGCAATTTCTCCTAAAAAACCCATGGGGAGTTCATAGTCTACGGTATCTTTTATTAAAACACCTTTTTCATTAGGGATAAATTCATGATAATGATTCCACAATTTGTAAGGTCCTTTCATTTGAAAGTCTGTGAAACTTCTTCGCTGGTCGACTTGTGTAATTTTAGTTTGCCAATCCATCTTAATCCCTAAAAGTGGTGAAACATAGTAGTCGATAATCATTCCTTCGTAAATCTCATCGTTTTCTAATTTTGTTCTGACAATGAAATTCATGTCTTTCGGAGTGATTTTAGAAAGATTATTGGCTGATGAAAAGAATTTCCAGGCAGTTTCTATATCGCAGTCTAATTGTTGTTCTCTTTTAAGTTGGTGTACCATCTTTTTGTTTTAAAGTAAATTTAAGATTCTATAAATAAGACATTTTGTATTGAACGTAACTGCTCATCATCAGCGAAAATTTTCTTCCGTTTGAAATTCTGATTCTTTGATTGATAATTTTTTTTGCCGGAGTTCTTTTAATTTTTCTGAATAATGAAATATAATATCTGTATGCCAAATAAACGCCAAATCTTGCTGAGTTTGGTAAGTTTTTAATTCCTTCTAAAGCTTCTTTAAATTCCTGCTGAATATCATTTTCGATATGTTCTTTCACTGTATTATCAAAATACGTAATATCAACATTCGGGAAATAGGTACGCCCCAAAACCTGATAATCATCTTTCAAATCTCTCAAAAAATTAACCTTCTGAAAAGCCGAACCTAATTTCATCGCCGAAGGTTTCAGTATTTCATATTGTTCTTTATTTCCGTCCACAAAAATATGAAGACACATCAAACCCACAACTTCTGCCGAACCCAAGATGTATTGTTTATATAAATCTGAATTGTAATCAATTTTCTGAAGATCCATCTCCATGCTGTTGAGAAACTGATCAATTAATTTAATATCAATTTCATATCGGTGAATCGTCTCCTGAAAGCACTGTAAAATAGGATTTAAAGAAATTTTTTCTTCCAAAGCCTGATTCGTCTGATCTCGGAAGCGTGCCAATAGAGTAGAACGGTCAAAATCATGGAAGCTGTCGACAATTTCGTCAGCTAAACGCACATATCCGTAAATAGCGTAAATCGAATTTCTGATTTTTGGTGACAAAGCCAAAATACCCAATGAAAAACTGGTGCTGTATTGCTTTGTGGTCTGTTTACTGATCTTGTAAGAGAGATCGTCAAATAGTTTTTTCATAGTATTCTTGGTTATTTAGTGGCTTCAATGGCTGCAATTTTTCCCGAAATAATCGATGGCGGAACTCCTGGTCCTGGTACCGTCAACTGTCCGGTATAGAATAAATTACTTATTTTTTTATTTCTTAATGAGGGTTTTAAAACTGCTGTTTGGGAAAGTGTGTTGGCCAATCCGTAAGCATTTCCTTCATAGGCATTATAATCTTCTTTAAAATCTTTGATACAATAGCTTTTTTTATACTCTAATTTTGATTTTAGATCAGATGTTTCAGTTTGTTTTTCGAGTCTGAAGATCATTTCGTTAAAATATTGTTCTCTCACTTCTTCATTATCTTCCAAACCTGTCGCAACCGGCATTAATAGAAATACGTTTTCACAATTTTCAGGAGCGACATTTGGGTCGGTCTTAGACGGACAACAAACATAAAATAATGGTTTCGTAGGCCATTTTTTATCGTCATAAATTTCGGTGGTATGCAAATCCAGATCATTTTCAAAAAACAAAGTATGATGTTTCAGATTTGGAATTTTTTCTTTAAATCCTAAATAATAAATTAAACATGAAGGGGCGAAAGTTCTTTTTTTCCAGTAATCTTCGGTGTAGTTTCTATATTCTTTCGGAAGTAAACTATTTTCTGTGTGATGATAATCTGAAGATGCAATTACGCTGTCAAATTCAATATCTTTTCCATTCACAGAAACGGCCGTAGCTTTGTTTTGATTGATTTTTATTGAATCTATATTTGAATTTAAATGAAATTGAACTCCTTGTTCTTTCGCAACTTCTGCCATTGCATCAATAATTTTTGAAAATCCGCCCATCGGATACCATGTTCCGAGTTTGTAACCGCCATAATTCATCAGACTGTATAATGCGGGAATGTCTTTTGGAGCAGCTCCCAGGAAAATTACAGGAAATTCCATCAGCATAATCAGTTTCGGATTTTTGAAATATTTTCTGACGAATTTGTGGAAATTGGATAATAAATCAAGTTTTAAAGCACTTTTGGCAATCTTTGGAGAAACAAATTCAAACCAAGAATGACAAGGCTTGTTAACGAAATCTTTCATACCGACTTCATATTTGTACTGAGCATCTTCCATGAATTCATCGAGCTTTTTGCCTGCTCCTTTTTCTGTAGATTCAAAGAGATTTTTCATCTCGTTGTAATCATGAGGAATCTGCATATTTCCGTCAGAAAAAACCATTTCAAACTGAGGGTTTAGCGGTATTAGTTGAAAGAAATCTGATGTTTTTTTACCAAAATCAGTAAAGAAATTCTCAATAATATCCGGCATCCAATACCAGCTTGGTCCCATGTCAAAAGTGTAGCCGTTATCGGTAATAAATTTTCTCGCTCTTCCGCCTAAGCTGCTGTTCTTTTCAAATACATGAACTTCGTGACCTTTCTTTGCAGAGTAAGCTGCAGCCGACAATCCTGAAAATCCTGAACCAATGATTGCTATCTTACTCATATTAATTATTTTCAAATGAAAAATCCTTATAAACAGTATTTATAAGATCTTTGCTGTCAATATTTTTGTTGTAAATCGGATGATGGAAGCTATCGAGTTTATTAAGAATTCTAATCAATTCTATTTTTTCTGAGTGAGTAAGATTTCCTGAAACAATTTTTGTTGCCTGACGAATCTTTTCCATTTGATTTTCAAGAGCTTTCAAACCTTCTCTTGTAACGTGAATTAATTTGATTCTTTTATCTTGTGCTGAATCATTTTGCTCAATCCATCCTTGTTTCAGAAGTCGGTTGATCACAAGATTTCCCACAGGTTTATCGTGAATGTTTTTTTTGATTAAATCGATTTTAGACATTTTGCCAAATGATTTAAGCGTAATTAAATAAATAAAATCTTCCTGCGTAGAAAAATCAGAATCTGAAATTGCAGATTTTGAATATGTTTTTGCATATCTATTTAGGTGTACTAATAAGGTGGTGATGGCACTTTCTGCAGTTCTCCCGTTTTCCTTTCCTTCCCAATCTGTGTCGTTATCTCGTGTTGATTGTTTTTTAGATTCCTGATTATAAATCCAGGCTTTAAAGCCTTCGATGGTTGAAGGATAATCTAAATTGGCGTTATTCAAATTAAATTCTTCGAGAAGAGCAACGGTGTCTTTTACTAAATTAAAATTCATTTCATTAGATTTAATTGCATATAAATAATCAATTTTAAAATATAATAGTTTATTTATGTATTTTTCTGTAGCAAAAATGATTCCATAAAGTGATTGTATGATCTATTTACAAAAAAAATAAGACTCTGCACGCAAAGTCTTATTCTCCTAATTCTAACTAATTCTAAACTATGATACGAAATTTATTTTTTAATTATTTTTTTAGTTGTC contains:
- a CDS encoding phytoene/squalene synthase family protein; the protein is MKKLFDDLSYKISKQTTKQYSTSFSLGILALSPKIRNSIYAIYGYVRLADEIVDSFHDFDRSTLLARFRDQTNQALEEKISLNPILQCFQETIHRYEIDIKLIDQFLNSMEMDLQKIDYNSDLYKQYILGSAEVVGLMCLHIFVDGNKEQYEILKPSAMKLGSAFQKVNFLRDLKDDYQVLGRTYFPNVDITYFDNTVKEHIENDIQQEFKEALEGIKNLPNSARFGVYLAYRYYISLFRKIKRTPAKKIINQRIRISNGRKFSLMMSSYVQYKMSYL
- a CDS encoding xanthine dehydrogenase family protein molybdopterin-binding subunit, with protein sequence MGFFDNETDFVMPVEGRVEGIAKVKGQGKYAAEYKVDNLCYGVLVTSEIASGSIKSINTDDAKQAEGLLDIISHLKKPSVPGFADEAKIKESKFGLPVFHTDKIYFKGQPVALVIAETLEEATYAASLVKVEYTTAPFEVDFNQAKNKVELKPAGKERGDEKSWSNSPFTIDQQYNIAAEIHNPMEMHATIAHWYAEDKLRLHDKNQGVNGVQKTFSGLFGIPVDNIQVISEFVGGGFGSGLKVWPHALAAVLGAKQVNRPVKLMLTRPQMFHSVGYRPASWQRIKLGANQDGKITGVLHQAKNGCAIYDSFSDGITRVTRLIYQFDNLKTENAVVPLNLSAPTWMRGPGDCTGDFAVESALDELSYQLKMDPVELRYKNLAIEKNPETGLPWSTNFLKEAIEKGAKMISWNLRKPTPGATTEGDWKIGYGMAVGMWNAGRNKAGAGIRMTKDGNVVLQTAMTDIGTGTGTGMMNILHERSGISRNKIKIELGNSDLPPAGSQGGSTGLSSISGAVAAVCDALKLKLAEYASVSNQKFKNAVIADIILSDKGVSFQKEGDNFLSYQDIFAKNNLNLIEVEASSEPGEEKKKFSFCSSAAHFCKVKVNTKTGKIVVDKMVVVVDGGKIINQKPAANQISGAAVGGIGMALMEKMSVDERLGSLIANDLAGYHFPVNADAPIIEVAFINKPDLNLNPSGAKGLGEVGIIGAAPALANAIYNATGKRFRNLPITPDQFF
- a CDS encoding MarR family winged helix-turn-helix transcriptional regulator; protein product: MNFNLVKDTVALLEEFNLNNANLDYPSTIEGFKAWIYNQESKKQSTRDNDTDWEGKENGRTAESAITTLLVHLNRYAKTYSKSAISDSDFSTQEDFIYLITLKSFGKMSKIDLIKKNIHDKPVGNLVINRLLKQGWIEQNDSAQDKRIKLIHVTREGLKALENQMEKIRQATKIVSGNLTHSEKIELIRILNKLDSFHHPIYNKNIDSKDLINTVYKDFSFENN
- a CDS encoding sterol desaturase family protein, yielding MNFLIVVATFFIMEGITWMVHKYIMHGFLWTLHRDHHDHSNEGDLERNDYFFAIFAIPTIALMYYGTINNFNAYFYIAIGITLYGMAYFFVHDIFIHQRFKFLRDTQNPYLLAIRRAHKQHHKHTEKEMGECFGFLWVPVKYFKMYFNKNKK
- a CDS encoding DUF421 domain-containing protein, with translation MFLSIFLNFSWKEFFLGGEEWIFLLEIVLRTIIMFLTIIIGLRILGKRGVKQLSVFELVVIIGLGSAAGDPMFYKDVGIISSIIVFIVIILVYSLLTYLIGRFKKLENLLEGKPICLIQDGVFLVDNFKKENLGSDEFFSELRLKGISHLGQIETAIEETSGDISVFFYDEKDIKFGLPVMPNSLDHPLKNISKEDHYSCTFCGYTEEKQIGNAGTCKNCNKENWVEASNKKRIT
- a CDS encoding NAD(P)/FAD-dependent oxidoreductase → MSKIAIIGSGFSGLSAAAYSAKKGHEVHVFEKNSSLGGRARKFITDNGYTFDMGPSWYWMPDIIENFFTDFGKKTSDFFQLIPLNPQFEMVFSDGNMQIPHDYNEMKNLFESTEKGAGKKLDEFMEDAQYKYEVGMKDFVNKPCHSWFEFVSPKIAKSALKLDLLSNFHKFVRKYFKNPKLIMLMEFPVIFLGAAPKDIPALYSLMNYGGYKLGTWYPMGGFSKIIDAMAEVAKEQGVQFHLNSNIDSIKINQNKATAVSVNGKDIEFDSVIASSDYHHTENSLLPKEYRNYTEDYWKKRTFAPSCLIYYLGFKEKIPNLKHHTLFFENDLDLHTTEIYDDKKWPTKPLFYVCCPSKTDPNVAPENCENVFLLMPVATGLEDNEEVREQYFNEMIFRLEKQTETSDLKSKLEYKKSYCIKDFKEDYNAYEGNAYGLANTLSQTAVLKPSLRNKKISNLFYTGQLTVPGPGVPPSIISGKIAAIEATK
- a CDS encoding SRPBCC family protein, producing MVHQLKREQQLDCDIETAWKFFSSANNLSKITPKDMNFIVRTKLENDEIYEGMIIDYYVSPLLGIKMDWQTKITQVDQRRSFTDFQMKGPYKLWNHYHEFIPNEKGVLIKDTVDYELPMGFLGEIAHKLFVKNKLEHIFSYRFNILEEMFNSKKNK
- a CDS encoding lycopene cyclase domain-containing protein — translated: MWQYTYLAINFFTVIICFLFSFHPKIKFHKHFKAFIMASFLVAIFFITWDVWFTDIGVWWFNDRYLIGKRLFGLPIEELMFFICIPFSCVFTYFCLDKFFKLDWKESVEKIFVIISITFLLCLAVYFENKIYPFITFFTTAISLFILYFILKARWIGKASLIYLILMPGFLAVNGILTGTGLDSPIVNYNPERIIGLRILTIPIEDTVYGYEMILWNIFLFYRFKKEEKNPDLI